A window of Candidatus Cloacimonas sp. genomic DNA:
GTCATTTTGCAAATAAGCATCCAGAATTGCATCGGAAATTTGATCGCATACCTTGTCCGGATGTCCTTCCGAAACAGATTCCGAAGTGAATACATAGCCATTTTTTTCTGTTTTGTCAAGTGAATGTAACGCTGTCATTTATGTCTCCTAAATATAATATATCAGTTTCTGCCTCCCTTATTTTTACCGAAAAAAAAACCGGCTGCTAAAGCCGGCAAAAACTGATAAGCCGCACTTTAGCACATTTCTTGCGCGGAGCAAAGGGCAAATCACCGCTTACTAAAAAATGGTACATCTTCGGGGATTCGAACCCCGGACCCACTGATTAAGAGTCAGTTGCTCTGCCAGCTGAGCTAAAGATGCACAGAAAATTAGTTCCACAATTTTTAGCGGAAGCATAATGTCAAGCAAAAATGGGCAAATTGCCATCCCACCATCTTTAAAATAGAGTAATGTAAATAACTGAGATGCAGTCCATTGTTTTTTTGCCTTGGGGATGATAGACCTAAAATAGCATAGTTACAGGAGCGGACATTTTTTTTGCCTTTTATTTGAATCAAAGTGCCAAAGCGACAATGAACTGCATCCATACTTAATTATTTGCGAGAAGAGTTCTTTTTATTCTATCGGGCAAAAAATCTGCCTCAGCCCAAATAGGCCTCTTCATTTTGCCGCTTACTTTCTCTACAAAAGATGGTTTAATAATTGCCAATCAGTCACTTCTGGCAGCAAACCATATTCTACCGTTTGGGCAACGCTTACACAAGGAAGATTTTGGGCGTAAATATAATCCCGAGTTATAGTTCTCAGGTCAATTTCCGGATACATTTTTGCCATTTTATACATCAGCTTCAGGTATAAGTTTACCCAAGAATAGGTGAGTTTATCAGCATTTTCCGGTAAGCTATTATAACGCATTAGATAAAGGCGTAAATCATTTTTATAACCGTTTGAGGGCTTGAAAGAAAGCACATTTGCGGTTATCGCTCCCATCTTATGATGATTTTCCGTAAGTTTGGGCTGCCCTTTTTTGCGGGCATATACATTACCCATTCGCCTATTATAGCAGAATACCAAGCCATCCGCTTTGCCAGTGTAACCAGCTAATCCGTACTGAAATTTTACTTTCATTTTTTGACTCCTTATTTGATACTTCTATAATATAGGGGGTGACAAAAACTGAAAAAAGGGTGACAAAAGCAAAAATATTTTTGCACAGTGTTTGCTTCCTGCTCCCTGCCAAAAGTTATACTACAGTAACGATGCAGTAACAATAATGTAATGAGATTACGGCAATGTTACTGAAATGTCCATCAGTTGTTAGAGAACGGAAGAGGAATGCAGATGTTCAAATGCTAAAATATAATACACAAATAGATTTTTGGCAAATACCAGGAAAAACCTCTTGACAAGATAAGCATTATCAAAAGCGTAAAAACCGATTTCGAATTTATGCCTAATAATACAAATGGCGATGCTGGGATGTTCATCTTTGGGAACACACCTACAACACCGATTTTAGGCAAACCGGAATATACTTAAGTGCTTAATTCTGAGAAAGGAAAAAGCCAAGTTAGTTCCCTTATCCGGAATTTTGATGGCAGACACTAAATAAAGGAGATACACAAAAAGTATGGTAAAAGTTTCAATTGCCCCGGATGGTAAAGAGTATCAGCTTCCCGATGAAGCAGAAACTGAAAAAGAACGCGAAATTTTAACACAGATCACAGCTCAACAACGTGCCTTAGGTCGTAAAATAGTTGCCGTTCAGGGTTTGGGATTTGTAGGTTGTGTGATGGCGACGGTAATTGCCGATGCTACGGATAAAGAAGGGAAACCCATTTATTTTGTGCACGGACAACAACGCGCTTCCAAAAGATCTTATTGGAAAGTGCCGGTTATAAATAGTGGCATTCCACCCGTAAATTCATCTGATCCGGAAGTTCCGGAAATATTTCATCGCACCGTAGTGGAGAAAAAAAATTTCCGGGCTACCAGCGAAGAAAGTGTTTTTGGACTGGTTGATGTAGTAGTCGTTGACATTCAGCTGGATGCTACTAAACCCGCTTTTGGAGATGCGGAAAAAGGTTATTGCGATATAACCGCTTTTAGGGAAGGCATTAGAACTTTGGGAAAAAACATTCAACCCGAATGTTTGGTCTTAGTGGAAACAACGGTGCCGCCCGGAACCTGCGAAAAAGTTGTAAAACCCATTCTGGAAGAAGAATTTACTAAACGCGGAATAGACATCAATATTCACCCTCCTTTAGTGGCTCATTCTTATGAAAGAGTAATGCCTGGATCCAAGTATGTAAAATCAATTCGTGATTATTGGCGCGTTTATTCCGGCGTAAACGCTAAAAGTATTGAACTCTGCAGAGAATTTCTTTCCAATGTGTTAAATGTGAAAGAATTTCCTTTAACTCAATTAGATAGCACAAATGCCAGCGAACTTGCCAAAACGATGGAAAATTCTTACCGTGCCGTAAATATTGCTCTCACTTTGGAATGGGCTAAATTTGCGGAACAGATTGGGGTGGATATCTATAAAGTGCGGGACGCCATTCGGAAAAGAGAAGGGTCGCATGATAATTTGTTACGCCCTTCTTTAGGTGTGGGTGGCTACTGTTTAACCAAAGATCCGGTTTTGGCAAACTGGGCTATGCACTCTCTCTTTGGAGTGGAAGGAAGTTTGGATTTTGCGATTAAAGCGGTTAATACGAATGATACAATGCCCCTGCATACCATTGAAATCGTAAAAAGCTTATATCCAGATCTCAAAAATTTGCCAATAGCCGTTTTGGGTGTTTCCTATCTGGAAGATGTTGGTGATACAAGACATTCGCCTTCCAAAATACTGGTGGAATTTCTGCGTAAAGATCTGGCAGTTGTGAAAACCCATGATCCCTATGTAGATGCCTGGCCTGAAATGGAAGAAAATCATATCCAAAGCGATTTAAAAGAAGTTTTGCCCGATTCGCAAGTGGTAATTTTTGCTGTTGGACACAGCCAATACCGCAATCTTGACCCTCAATATGTGGTTGATCTTTGCCAAAAGAAACCCTTAATTGTGGATTGCTCCAATTTCTTGTCCGATGAAACCATCAATAAATACAAAGCATTGGGCTGTGTAGTTAGGGGAGTTGGTAAAGGACATATAATAGATTAGTAAACTAATAATAGAAAAAGTGTAGCCGGAGGACGCTGATCCTCCGCAAAAAGTGTAGCCGGAGGACGCCGATCCTCCGCAAAAAGTGTAGCCGGAGGACGCTGATCCTCCGCAAGAAAAAAAATACAAAGTTTCAGCGAGCTCCGACTACACCCATTTGGTTATTTCCGTGCTTTCGGTGGCTAAAGAAAGGGGAGGATAAATGATTTTAACTGATGCTCAATTATTCAGCGAAATTGCTCGCTGTGAATATTGCGAAAACAAACCCTGTAAAGATGCCTGCCCTTGCGATTGTTCTCCGGCCGATTTTATGATGGCAGCGGCTTTAGGGACGCCTTCAGACATAAAAAGAGCCGCCGCTATTATACTATCTGCCAATCCCTTAGGTGGAATTTGCGGAAATGTTTGCCCCGATAATTTTTGCGTAAATGCCTGCGCACATAAAAAATTTGATAACCCAATCCAAATTCAAGCAGTGCAAGCAACGCTTCTTCACAAGGCATACGCATTAAATATAGTTCCGGAATTAACTTCTCCCCCCTCCTTAAATAAAAAAATTGCCATTGTGGGTGCAGGACCTTCTGCTATTGGAGCAGCCGTAGTTTTAACCCAACTTGGCTATAAAACCGTGATGTTTGATTCCGAACCCTTGGGTGGACAGATAAATTTAATTCCGGAAGAGCGTTTACCCCAAAATGAACTTGCGGCTGAGCTGAATTTCTTACATAAAATAATCCAACTGGAACTTGTATCGGAAAAGATTGATGATCCCATAGCCCTTTTAGAGAAAGGTTTTGAGGCAGTTATTGTAGCCGGTGGATTAAATAGACCAATTCATTTAAATATCCCCGGGGACGAAACGGTAATTTACGGATTGGATATTCTGAAAAACCCTTCAAAATATAATTTTAATGGAAAACGCATAGCTCTGGTCGGTGGAGCCATAGCTGCTGATATGGCTTTACTTGCCGCTAAAAATAATTCTGCTTATGTGGAAATGATCACCCTGGAAAATTTTGCTGAAATGCCTTTAACGGAACCGGAAAAAAACACTTTGATCGAGGCAGGGATTGAATTTTCACCTCGCACTCGGATTTCAGAAATAGTTAATCAAAATGGCAGAACAGTAGGAATAAAAACAAGAAAGGTCTATCTCCCTGAAGGAGAAAAGTTTGCCCCCCGTTTAGTTAAAGATGAAGCAGGAACAATCGATGACTATCGTAAATTTGACATAGTTATCATTGCCATCGGAAATAAACCCTCCTTTGACTGTAAAGAACTGGAAAAAAAGTCCGCAAGAATATTTTGCTGCGGAGATATGATGAATGGACCCACAACTGTTGTGGAAGCAGTTGCTTCGGGAAAAAATACTGCTTGGCAATTGCATTCGTTTTTAAACAAAACCGAACTGGAAATGCCAGAAAAAGTTACCAAAAGCTATTTCCCCGTTTGGGGCTGGAAAAAATATCCTGTCCCTCTAAAGACCGATTTTTTTGGTAGAATGATGGATTCACCTTTCCTCTTATCTGCTGCCCCTCCCTCCGATGGATATGAACAAATGGAAAAAGCTTATAAAGCTGGTTGGAGCGGTGGAATAATGAAAACAGCGTTTGACGGTGGGGATATTCATATCCCGGGTGAATATATGTTCACCTTCGGAAACAAGAAAAAGACCTTCGCCAATTGTGATAATGTTTCGGAGCATACTTTGGATAGGGTCTGCACAGAGATAAAGCACTTAATAAATGAATTTCCTGATCGCTTAACAATGGCTTCCACCGGAGGTCCTGTTACGGGTGATGATTTGGCGGATAAAACTATCTGGCAAACCAATACTTTAAAATTGGAAAATGCAGGCGCAATGGGAATTGAATATAGTTTATCCTGTCCTCAAGGTGGAGACGGAACAAAAGGTGACATTGTAGCTCAGGACCCTGTTTTAACCGCTAAAATTATTAGCTGGGTAATGGAAATCAGCAATCCGGATATCCCCAAACTCTTTAAATTGACCGGTGCCGTAACTTCCATTTATCCTATTCTTACAGCCGTGAAAAGTGTGTTAAACAAATATCCCCAGAAAAAAGCTGGAATAACTTTGGCTAATACTTTCCCTGCTTTGGCATTTCGAGAAGGACAAAAAATCTGGGACGAAGGAATCATCGTAGGTCTGAGCGGTGAAGGCATTTTGCCCATTAGTTATTTGAATTTGGCACGAGCCGGAAACAGCGGAATTTTCATTTCCGGAAACGGGGGTGCGATGAATTATTTGGATGCTGCAAACTTTTTAGCTCTGGGAGCTGGAAATGTGCAATTTTGCACTATTGTGGAAAAATATGGCTATGGCATTATTGAGGACTTGAAAACAGGACTTTCTTATCTATTGGAAGCAAAGGGTTTGCAAAGCGTTGCGGACTTAATTGGAATTGCTCAACCCAAACCCATTACGGACTTTATGGAACTGCCTAAAAAGACAAAGAGCTCTTCCCTGATAAAAGAACTATGTTTACAATGCGGAAATTGCACTCGCTGCCCCTATCAGGCAATAAAACTTGCTGAAGATAATTATCCGGTAATTGATCAGGATAAATGTGTTGGCTGTTCTCTCTGCACTCAGTTGTGTTTTACCGGTGCGTTAAAAATGCAAGAAGAATAGAGGGCTGGAAGGTAATTCGCACTAATTCGTAAAATTTGTGTTGCGATTATTCTGCATAAATTCGTCGATAATCTTTTGCAGTTCACCGCTCTTTTTCAAATCCTGCAATGCCTTTTTTATTTTTTTATTTAGCGCTTTGCCGGGTTGCAAAGCCAGCCCATATTGTTCATTCGTAGGAATGATATAGACAATTTTTATCTTACCCTCTTTGGCAATATTTCTGGCAACCCATTCATCAAAAACCATCAGGTCTGTCTTACCTGCTAATAACTCATTTAAGGTCTCTGTATAAGTAGGAAATACTTTTAGTTTGTCTTTGGGAAGGAGGTCTTTATCAATCAGATTTTCTTTTAGATATTGGTGACTGGTAGTGTTATATTTACACCCAACTACATATTTACCAATATCTTCAGTCCTTTCTATCGTAAAGAGGGAAGAAAATTTTGCCACCACCACCAGATTGGTTTGAAAATAGGGTTCAGTAAAATCAACTGTCTGTTTGCGTTTTTCGGTAATAGTTATACAAGACGCAGCAATATCTATTTTATTTAGTGCCAACGCGGAAAATAAATCATCAAATCCATATTTGGTAATCTGAATTTGCATCCCCAAATCTTTTGCTATTCTTTTAGAGATTTCAATATCAATACCTTTAAATTCACTACCTTCCAGGTAACTAAACGGTGGATCTTCAGCATCTGTACCAACTCTGAGTATTTTTTTGCGTCCTGGCGAACACGAATCAATACAGAGAGTTAACAGTGATAAGAGAATCAGTAAAAAAATATTATGTTTCATCAAAACACTCGTCACTTTTGAATTACTTCACTTACAATATACCTACTCCTGCATTGCAAACAAGCAAAATAATACGAATTTGGGAGAGGAATTGTGGAAATATTTCTACATCAGTTTAAAAATAGCCGTTAAAGTTACGGAAATGCTTTTACTTTTGGTAGTTGTGTTATAAATACCATAATCAGCTACTTCCGTAGAATAGGGCTCAGTAATTTGAAAAACACCTGCCCGGGCTTCTCTTAATTTTCCCAATTTGGTTTTTCCGCTACCGGCAATTTCTTGAGCGCGAGCAACTGCATCTTTGGTAGCTTCCGAAAGCAATTGTTTTTTTAGCTCAGGAAGCTTTGTATATAAATAGGCAAGATTGGAATTTTGCAACAAGATACCGCGTTCGGCAAAAAAATCTGGTTTCAGTGCCAGCCCCTCAATTTTGGCAACATCGGAAGATACGACAAAGACATTTTGATTTAAAGAATAACCGGTAGGATTGCCATAATTGTCATTGGTCTGAAAACTGTTTATGGGCTGAATGC
This region includes:
- a CDS encoding FAD-dependent oxidoreductase, with translation MILTDAQLFSEIARCEYCENKPCKDACPCDCSPADFMMAAALGTPSDIKRAAAIILSANPLGGICGNVCPDNFCVNACAHKKFDNPIQIQAVQATLLHKAYALNIVPELTSPPSLNKKIAIVGAGPSAIGAAVVLTQLGYKTVMFDSEPLGGQINLIPEERLPQNELAAELNFLHKIIQLELVSEKIDDPIALLEKGFEAVIVAGGLNRPIHLNIPGDETVIYGLDILKNPSKYNFNGKRIALVGGAIAADMALLAAKNNSAYVEMITLENFAEMPLTEPEKNTLIEAGIEFSPRTRISEIVNQNGRTVGIKTRKVYLPEGEKFAPRLVKDEAGTIDDYRKFDIVIIAIGNKPSFDCKELEKKSARIFCCGDMMNGPTTVVEAVASGKNTAWQLHSFLNKTELEMPEKVTKSYFPVWGWKKYPVPLKTDFFGRMMDSPFLLSAAPPSDGYEQMEKAYKAGWSGGIMKTAFDGGDIHIPGEYMFTFGNKKKTFANCDNVSEHTLDRVCTEIKHLINEFPDRLTMASTGGPVTGDDLADKTIWQTNTLKLENAGAMGIEYSLSCPQGGDGTKGDIVAQDPVLTAKIISWVMEISNPDIPKLFKLTGAVTSIYPILTAVKSVLNKYPQKKAGITLANTFPALAFREGQKIWDEGIIVGLSGEGILPISYLNLARAGNSGIFISGNGGAMNYLDAANFLALGAGNVQFCTIVEKYGYGIIEDLKTGLSYLLEAKGLQSVADLIGIAQPKPITDFMELPKKTKSSSLIKELCLQCGNCTRCPYQAIKLAEDNYPVIDQDKCVGCSLCTQLCFTGALKMQEE
- a CDS encoding nucleotide sugar dehydrogenase; its protein translation is MVKVSIAPDGKEYQLPDEAETEKEREILTQITAQQRALGRKIVAVQGLGFVGCVMATVIADATDKEGKPIYFVHGQQRASKRSYWKVPVINSGIPPVNSSDPEVPEIFHRTVVEKKNFRATSEESVFGLVDVVVVDIQLDATKPAFGDAEKGYCDITAFREGIRTLGKNIQPECLVLVETTVPPGTCEKVVKPILEEEFTKRGIDINIHPPLVAHSYERVMPGSKYVKSIRDYWRVYSGVNAKSIELCREFLSNVLNVKEFPLTQLDSTNASELAKTMENSYRAVNIALTLEWAKFAEQIGVDIYKVRDAIRKREGSHDNLLRPSLGVGGYCLTKDPVLANWAMHSLFGVEGSLDFAIKAVNTNDTMPLHTIEIVKSLYPDLKNLPIAVLGVSYLEDVGDTRHSPSKILVEFLRKDLAVVKTHDPYVDAWPEMEENHIQSDLKEVLPDSQVVIFAVGHSQYRNLDPQYVVDLCQKKPLIVDCSNFLSDETINKYKALGCVVRGVGKGHIID
- a CDS encoding SIMPL domain-containing protein (The SIMPL domain is named for its presence in mouse protein SIMPL (signalling molecule that associates with mouse pelle-like kinase). Bacterial member BP26, from Brucella, was shown to assemble into a channel-like structure, while YggE from E. coli has been associated with resistance to oxidative stress.): MTTILLILICLAIVLGIAWLIFAKDKMIPRTWGIVGLSFIIGLTVFGYFFMQSRQAPSSLRVVGYASKLFESDLVKWNLTMQRNASIDGLKEGYTKMSSDVTAFKNYLLAQGIPEKDISIQPINSFQTNDNYGNPTGYSLNQNVFVVSSDVAKIEGLALKPDFFAERGILLQNSNLAYLYTKLPELKKQLLSEATKDAVARAQEIAGSGKTKLGKLREARAGVFQITEPYSTEVADYGIYNTTTKSKSISVTLTAIFKLM
- a CDS encoding ABC transporter substrate-binding protein, with product MKHNIFLLILLSLLTLCIDSCSPGRKKILRVGTDAEDPPFSYLEGSEFKGIDIEISKRIAKDLGMQIQITKYGFDDLFSALALNKIDIAASCITITEKRKQTVDFTEPYFQTNLVVVAKFSSLFTIERTEDIGKYVVGCKYNTTSHQYLKENLIDKDLLPKDKLKVFPTYTETLNELLAGKTDLMVFDEWVARNIAKEGKIKIVYIIPTNEQYGLALQPGKALNKKIKKALQDLKKSGELQKIIDEFMQNNRNTNFTN